CTCACCGTGTAGCCCTTCTCCGCGTTACTGCCCTCCGATCGAAAAGACGGGATTGACACATCTATAGGATGCATGATCCAACGAGATATCTTAGTAATTATGTGGCACACCAGGTCAAATAACTGTGAGAGATTTCGGTGGGCCCTTCAGAGTATTTTTTTCTGGTGGTCGACTTCACTGGACGCCTGACATCATGAGAATTGAAAATATTCAACGCGCTTCTTCTCCATCGCACGCGGGAGGGTCAGCGGTTGGTCTGCAGATGTAATGCTGCCACCTATCGTTCTGACAGAGAATACAACAGAATAACACGTTTCAGCGATGAGCGTGCGTATGACAGGTTTCTGTTCTGTGGACTGTTTATCTGCTTTTCTGCTTCCTGTGCTCTTTTTGTTAACTAGGTAATTAATTTATGCCCTAGTTTCATGGTTATAGTTTGCCTTGTTCACTTGTTTCTTGCTCAGTTTTTTTCTGCTGGGTACTTAAAGGCACAGAATGTAAGTTTACATAAGCTTATCCAAAACAGGCATAGCTTAATGATATTGTGGATGAGtgtggaatcatgggagttgttgtcttgaCTTGTCACCTCCACAACTGATGGAAAGGAATCCGAtggacttgggcagaaatcatgtgattgagcaaatgtattaaagttttataatgttacagTGGTCTGAAGCTGGACAAAATAAGAGCCTGCGTGAAACACCAGTCTAAGAGCTTTTAGTATGCTTACATTGCAGTCGGACACTTCCACTCTTTTCGTTACGtaggttttttgttttgttttttggacccactttatattaggtaagtactaacatttgaattaataattttatacaatGCATGTTTTGTGTAGGCCTACATACAAGTTTTTACATtgcacttacatttttaaaaattacatCTTTAATTTTTTGTTACAATTACACTGGttacacttcccttacacctaaccctacccttaaacttatcaCCGCATACCATTTCACCATTACCATCACATTACCACCCATACCATCACacttgtccctaactttacccatatccCACGTGAATATGGGCAAAAGTGATTTGCAATATGATATAAACTACTTTGTGGCTGTGAAAGAGTGTTGCTTCCACTTAACAGTTTACCGTgcaatatttagtagtgaggaaattttacAAATTTGCTTATTGCACCGATGGCAACTTATCACGATAccaattcactgagctcctgaatGCGGCCCATTCTTTCACGAGtgtttgtagaagcatctgCATGCCCATTGCACATGATTTTATACACATGAACacttgaattcaatgatttgaacTATTTTTCCCAATACTTTTGACAATATGGTGAAGTGTTTATGTTTATGAAGTGTATAGTGTTATTTATAATAATGTGAGAATACCAAGTCAgaatacaaaaaatacaaatgcaCTTATTGAGGCTGAGTGTGAAGTTTATTCAAGTAATTTTCATTTCATACATAAATGTGTTGCAGTAATACGAGTATCTGTATTTAAATATCTACTTAGAATACACAACTAAAGCATTGCTCTAGCACACAAAAAAGCATGTTTTATGTTAAAAACCCCTGTGTGGATCAACATCTAaaggtttcattttttttatatttgatcaGTCTGAGAGAATGATGCAAAATGATTTGGGGAATGTGTGGTATCTCTGCAAACTGCGGCAGTTTCTGGCAACATAATCAACATTTTCTCTATTTTTTAGGAGGAATCCAGGACAATATGACCCTGGACACTtataaaaaacattgtttttgctTAATAATTtcaaagcaaaaaataaaaataaaaaataaaatgcaattcacTGTAAATCTGTACTTATGCCTCAGGTTTTATATTGTGTGGCATAGTCAACATTAAAATGCCCTGCTGATTAATGGCTCTCACAAACAGGAAAGTGTCTATTCATCTGTTCACTTTGTTGCAGGTTTTTTATCATCAAACTTCATTTCTGATGAATTATTCCTTTGGATTATTTAGTAGATTCTTAATACCtgaaataaaaccaaaaatacatttgttaaattaaaaatagatgCTGTTGCCTTAGTCATTCTAAATATTTAAGGTATACTCACTGTGAAATATGACATCCTGAAACATAAGCATAGTTTCCGGTGTAACGTACATCACAGCGCACAATATTGTTACTGTAGTCCGACTCTGGCACCTGGTAACTGGGATTTACACTAACCTAAAGCAGAAAGGGAAAATGAACTCAGGAACAAGATCCTGGATATTTCTTGAATACAATAACTCTTGATTAAGGCCAAAACCTTGAGGATGTAGTTTCCAGGTTTCACATCGGTAATATCTATCCATTGGCAGTCGATGTCAGCATTGTAAGTGTCATAACACCCTGGACTCAGACCctggaacaacaacaacagtatACTTTCAGCACACGCATGGTAAAGGTATGTTATTTGGGTTGCACTTGATTCTACTGTACGTGCACTTGAGTGTATACTTACAGCTTTCTTACCAAAAAAATACTGGGTATTATAAGGTAAATATGGGTTAAgattaggtttaggggtagattCAGTGTTAATGTCTAGCTATTATACAGTTATTGTAATCATTATAATAGGTACATAATGTACATGTGAAACAAGACTGTAAAATACAGTGCTACTATTATTGGATGAAACCAAGGAACAGCATCATGATATTACTATGGTACCATGTTGCAACAGTCCTTCACTCTTCGCTATTGCAATGTATATCCATCTTctcaaaaaagacaaaaatgtgggacaggacttgattttgtccatttgggaattgattggatggttatGTGAGtgacatcatcagagaagagatgcggcaagagggaggggaagtaATTCTGATGAAATATTACGAGGGCACGaataatatatgtttgtgtgtgtgtgtgtagatataATTTATAGTAAATAATGCAAGGCTCCATAATAAATAAGAATTGTCAATTGTTTCTGCCATTTAATGGTGACTAATGTCTCAGGTGTGTTTGCAACATAAACACTTGCAAATGGTTGTCAGAATAATTACACATTGACTTTTTGAATTTTCACAAACCTGGTGATTCTGAAATGCATTTTGAATCTATCCAAGATAGTGCACAATGCGGTAAAAATATGAACATATCTCATTGAAATGTCAAAAGTATATTTAGATTTTGATTTTACCCAATATTTGTGTTTTATCTATCGattttgtttagtgctgttagcttagcaacatgctaacctCAAAGTCTTCTGAAATCAGTGGTGAGTTGAGTCTGTTGTGCTTTTCATGAGagctattttcataatttacagAGAtcattttaaagctgcagttgGGAGTTTTTAGAAAACGTTGACTTAGCCTGCAAATTTGAACAAGCACAACTTACAGGGCACTCCCCTTGCTCTTTGCTAGCTACAGCCCTCCCTCCACAGCTCCTTCTTATCACAACGGAGCCTGCCGTGAACGCGCAGGCCTACCGATGACAGCGGATAAACAGTTATGGCACATTCAGTGGTACGGACGAAACGCAACAATGTGATTTACTTTGACTATGACCTGCCCATACTTTGACTACAAACTTGGTCCTCAAAACATGACGTATTTTGCAATACATGTAATATAACTATATGACGTTGCACTATTTCTATAAGTAATAAATAGCTAGTAAGATAATATAACAGTAACTAACGTCACAGTATGCAAGTATTATTCTATTGATATGTAAATAAGGTTTACTAGTACATTATTTCAGCAACATGACAAGCCAGTGAATTAGTAGGTTTCAATAGTTGCTTTGCACAGTGCGTTTGCACAGATATATTTTAACTGTATGTTATGCTACAGTTTTGACACAGTTGTgtagttctttaaaaaaatgaatcaaaTCGAGCAGGGATACTTGTCAAGCAGAAATCTGGCTAACTCTGCATCGGTTTTTAATCCTTTCAGGACAAGTAACGTTAGCTCCCTCCACCCTGGAAAAGCTGCTaaaatctaatttttttttgtcttttcccGTTTACCCGTCTTTATTTTATGAGCAGGTGCCACCCGAGGAATTGGCAGTTTGGATTGTTTGTCCGCCATAAGCAAAGCTGTGGGAATTTGAACTGTATGCGCTGTGTATGAGAGGGGGTTGTGAGCCGCACATGAGCTTGATTGACACTGCTGAGACACTCCTcctggctctgattggttgtttcttACAGGGAGCGATGTATTTCCGCAAATGGCAATAGGACCACTGGGAGGAGCCAGAGGAGCTTGATTTTTTCTTATATTCTACTGTCAGGACATAATGAcaggtttaacaaatatgtaaaaaataaatttttacaaaaattacctactgcagctttaaagcgGAGTGCTCAAATACGTCACATATGAGGTGTGATTTCAAATCTGTAGCTTGGAGTCatagaaatatataaatactgaCTTTAaaatcaccatgaaatcaaaatggacaattttttttttttttaaatattggtgtatttattataaattatttgttcgtccatatcatttttttttttattcatctgactcgtaatcaaaataacttcctcTCCCTTTTGCAGTGACATCTCTTTACGGATGATATGTTTATTGGCATGAGGGCGGGATAACCTGTCAATAACAtaagatccaccaatagcagaCCACAaacatccaatcaattccctaTGGACAATATCAAGTCCTGCCctactttttttcttgttcGAGAAGCTAAATATATGTcgcaatagggaagaaaagactatcacAACTTCCGTTTTATGCCGACtttaataaatgtgtgtgacCTGAGTGTGGGAGGTGCAGGCGAATCGTCGGTAGTAGCCGTAGTCGCAGGACGTGTCCTCAAGACAGAAACTGGCCTTGTGTCCCTCTGCTACTCTTCTCTGAGAAGTGGCGTCCAGCAGGTCATAATGGCTGAACTCATCCATGCTGTGGTAGTGCCTAGAGACAGCAAAATAAATCAGGCTATTATCGTCACGCATGACTTCCAACTGGTGCATTTCAAATGTTGCCTCCCTCTGGGAATCGCATTGCTAAGTGGGCTAGTCATTTGGATTTTCAACGCTATAATCCACTTGATGAATTTTCTTAACACTGGGTCATGCATCAGATCTTTAGGCAGAGAAGAATGTTATGCGGAGCCTTTCCAGATGAACTCCATGGCCAGTGTTTGAGCAGGAATTTACACCACGCCAGCCTCTGCTTAGTTTACCTCAAAAAGTTTCAACGGCGCCAGTAAAATTGTTAAAAGGACAGTTCACACAAATGCAATTACAATAAATGGGGacttttgagcttcaaaaaTGCAGCAAAAGCACCATAAATGCTTCTTAAAGCCATTCAATAGCTTTGTATGAGGAACAGACAGAAATGTGATCTTTTCCTTCCAAGCTGTTAATTTGAGAATCACTGCTACCATATCATTAGCTGTTTCCATCTACCTATTTGTAAGCCATTTTTTGGGGatattgcatacatttttttagcagACTAAGATGTGCGCATGAAGGTGAAGATAGGCCTAACACGATGCAcaacaaaaatatgtcatatgACTTTGCCTCAACTGTCAGAACTGGGGCGCAGTGGTATGGCACATATACTAACCAGCAGACCAAATTCATTGCACAACTTTACCTCAAATACCGGTTTGGTCATTCTGAAATGCCTGAGCCAAAGTGTCCATCATCAAAATAATGTTACGGTATAACAAGCCTGCGTCTCACACGATTGCTTCCCAAAACACATATCTGATCACAAAAATAACATGACAGTGGTTATTGCATTTCATCTGCGCACATTTTGAGGCGCGAGTCATGCAGTTTATGTAGGATAAAAGAGCCAGAGTGGCTTCCTCGATTGCAGCAACTTCCTTTTTCCAGTGGTTTTTAGATATCTGTGCCAATATACAATTTTGTTCTCTTGAACACATGGAATGAAACACTCCTTTATTCGCATGTGATATTCCAATTTTGCATAGGTTTATAAGCAGGGACTAAAATGAACTTTTTGTCACACCTGCCAATAgcctgtgattttttttttttaaactaccagccataaaatagttttttaataGGTTATGACCAATTTCAATATTACAATTTCGATACCACAGCTAAAACGACTAGCCTtactaatataaatttaaaaccatattaaagacaagtaaatattaaaatggttAATTACAAGCAAATACAGTAGAACGAAGAGGTAGGTCTAACAGTTGTTTTCAGGTAGTCTACAAAAATATAATGAAGTAATTAATCAAACAAAAAATAGCACTAACCTAACTAACCTCACTGTATCAATTAAACTGATTAATCCtaattaaagttacaaaagttattgagtcaagagcagtgagtgatttttttctttgtcttttgttgtttgattaaattacatttgattacatAACAGACGGCAGGAGGTTTATTAGGCTATACTGTTACGCATATGCTTTATTTCTCGGCTGTTAAcgttcatttaagacataaccgaCTATATGTTTACTAGGCTACTCGCCAAGACAATTTTGTGTGAATTTGTCAGTTCAAGAGCAAAAAAGAAAGCTGAGTTAGGTATTTGCACGCGGTCTGACAGCTTTCTGGGAGCGCAGCTCAAATGAGTGAGTAATGAATTGTGTCCTTTTTTGCATCTTCTTGCCCTTGAATATTTAATCAGAAAAATTCTTAAATAAATGCTTAAACTTTAATGATGATGCAGCGCTGGCCCGTCAACGGCCCTGAGCGTTGTTAACATTCATGTTCCCATTGCATTGTtagaattcataaaaaaatgtttacaatcCAGCTGGGGACTGACAGGCAGTTTCATATTTGCCTCTGCCTCCCTGTGAGTGTTCTTTTTAGCCCCTGCCTAAAAGTTAAATTGGAAACTTCGGATTGAAACATATAGCTATTGAGTTAAATTAGATCAGTCTGATTTGTGAAATAATTCAGATTTGTGAACAtcttttattatacattttcaaCTCTCTTCTCTTCTTTTAACTGCGGGATGTAACTATGGGATTCTTCATCACTGGAGCTGCTGCTTAAAATATCCATGTTCTGTTTGCCAGTTAGCAAAAAGTGTGTGAATAGTTTTGGCAAGCATGTAAATACTGgctctcttcttcttctgtggGACAAGTGAGTGTCAGAAAGGTAAAGTTGCGCAGTGCCACCTTGGGTAGCAGGTATTTCTGTTTTCAATAAGCGCCATCTACTGTCAGGGAGTGAATTTGCACGTTCACTCTGCACATTGCCAATGAAAATCGCTCGGGTATGAATGCAGAGATGCatcaaaaaatgtctcaaaatgATCGTCCTGTGTGCACGAGGCGTTATACAAACTAATTTCATGGTGTTTTACATcctatttgaggtttgaaaacgcCAGGTGCCATTCATTGTGCTTGTATGAAATAAAATCAGCCTgtacattctttaaaatgtctctttttatgttccacagaattAAGAATGGTATCGGTTGGGACTGAGTAAATGATTCAAAATGGTATTTTTTGGTGAATGATTTCTTTAAATCGATATTTGATGATTTAGTAGCCCCAGtgtaaaaaagaacattttgtacTGTAAGAAAAGTAAGAAAGAAAAGCAAAAAAACTATCACATTATGACacgtcaaataaatgcagatcaGCACACAGACCTCATGCCCCATTTATTCGCAAAACCTAAAGTCATTGTATGCACTGGAGCTTGTCCAAATGTACGCCGTAGTTGGTGGTGAGACACGGCTTACTTCAGGATGAAAATATGCAGTGATCTATTACTGACTCAACTGAAGTATAAGCAGCAACGGGCCTCTGCTAAGTGTTTTCATTTAGACAAGAACACAGACCTTTTTCCTTGCAAAAACAGCACCACCAGCACTAGATTCAGATATCACCCAGATAAAATGCTCAAACCATGATAAAGCCGCAAATGAGCTTCATAATCTTGCTTTTAGCCTACCTAGGAATTCAGTTCATTGCTTCATATCTTCTCCCTTAAGAGTTCTTAATAGTGGTCTGTGGTGCATTACTAAAGATGCAAATGAGAAAAATGCTGCAAATGGTTGGACCGGTCAGAATCAGAC
The window above is part of the Pseudorasbora parva isolate DD20220531a chromosome 23, ASM2467924v1, whole genome shotgun sequence genome. Proteins encoded here:
- the loxa gene encoding protein-lysine 6-oxidase isoform X2, translated to MDEFSHYDLLDATSQRRVAEGHKASFCLEDTSCDYGYYRRFACTSHTQGLSPGCYDTYNADIDCQWIDITDVKPGNYILKVSVNPSYQVPESDYSNNIVRCDVRYTGNYAYVSGCHISQY